A genomic segment from Acidimicrobiales bacterium encodes:
- a CDS encoding imelysin family protein produces MTRPLRLLTALVALALLAPACGGDGSGSSTEPGPGSSSVTEEEQRAALASAADEIVVPGYRLLVDRLEALGVTLAGLCARPGADPLAEARAAWRETAREWQATRATAVGPAMDRRLMADVGFAARASSVEDLLEGTDPVDVEGLATTGSAFRGIYAIELLLFGDGADELLTAAGARRCTMATSASRLAARATTAVLDDWTGGYRDRFVAGLDGGPLTSIDALVNQLIAGLTAVDDSGLRDLVAAETLDDVPTTRRDGPGATRMDQHRAVVGAVATVVQGSARKDRGLAELVGERSPGTGDRLRDRARAAAAAMGALPDSVADSFAAREALATAAEAVAALKVLLATEVASQLGITIRFSDADGDS; encoded by the coding sequence GTGACCCGCCCCCTCCGCCTGCTCACCGCCCTCGTGGCCCTGGCCCTGCTGGCCCCGGCCTGCGGGGGCGACGGCTCCGGCTCGTCGACCGAGCCCGGCCCAGGGTCGTCGTCGGTGACCGAGGAGGAGCAGCGGGCTGCCCTGGCCAGCGCGGCCGACGAGATCGTCGTGCCCGGCTACCGGCTACTGGTGGACCGGCTCGAGGCGCTGGGCGTGACCCTGGCCGGGCTGTGCGCCCGCCCCGGGGCCGACCCCCTGGCCGAGGCCCGGGCCGCCTGGCGCGAGACGGCCCGCGAGTGGCAGGCCACCCGGGCCACCGCGGTGGGCCCGGCCATGGATCGCCGCCTCATGGCCGACGTCGGCTTCGCGGCCCGGGCCTCGTCGGTGGAGGACCTGCTGGAGGGCACCGACCCGGTCGACGTCGAGGGGCTGGCCACCACCGGGTCGGCCTTCCGGGGCATCTACGCCATCGAGCTGCTGCTCTTCGGCGACGGTGCCGACGAGCTGCTCACCGCAGCGGGGGCCCGCCGCTGCACCATGGCCACCTCGGCCAGCCGGCTGGCCGCCCGGGCCACCACGGCCGTCCTGGACGACTGGACCGGCGGCTACCGCGACCGGTTCGTGGCCGGGCTCGACGGCGGCCCGCTCACGAGCATCGACGCGCTGGTCAACCAACTGATCGCCGGCCTCACCGCCGTGGACGACTCCGGCCTGCGGGACCTGGTGGCGGCCGAGACCCTCGACGACGTCCCCACCACCCGGCGGGACGGCCCCGGCGCCACCCGCATGGACCAGCACCGGGCCGTGGTGGGGGCCGTGGCCACCGTCGTCCAGGGCTCGGCCCGGAAGGACAGGGGCCTGGCCGAGCTGGTGGGCGAGCGCTCCCCCGGCACCGGCGACCGCCTCCGGGACAGGGCCCGGGCCGCGGCCGCGGCCATGGGCGCCCTGCCCGACTCGGTGGCCGACTCCTTCGCGGCCCGGGAGGCCCTCGCCACCGCGGCCGAGGCCGTGGCCGCCCTGAAGGTGCTGCTGGCCACCGAGGTGGCCAGCCAGCTCGGCATCACCATCCGCTTCAGCGACGCCGACGGCGACTCCTGA